A single region of the Egicoccus sp. AB-alg6-2 genome encodes:
- a CDS encoding class I SAM-dependent methyltransferase, with protein MRTSLVAPPDRAAEIVRRVHARLAARGSHLPLRLWNGRELGPEDAGFRIVLAQPWSLRAVASLRDDLRAGEAYLAGAIDVEGSMVAALRAIDRLRGELAARDKLALASAALRMPPEPAGLQRRRAQLDGPAHSRERDAAAVRHHYDVGNDFYALVLGDDLVYSCAYFDDAGAAAAAHDREALARAQHRKLALICRKLDLRSGERLLDVGCGWGALVVHAARHHGVHAVGITLSPRQAELAAERVSAAGLDDRVRIEVRDYRDVRDRFDAVASVGMVEHVGVDLLPTYVRTLREHLTPAGRLLNHGITTGRRAVVRDFARDPDTFVGRYVFPDGALVPAHHMVRELELGGFEVYDLEQLRPHYALTLEHWAANLEADLTRARDLVGETTTRVWRAYLAGSALGFASGDLGVVQILAGRERTRLPLDRRRMLLAG; from the coding sequence ATGCGGACGTCGTTGGTGGCCCCGCCGGATCGGGCCGCGGAGATCGTGCGTCGGGTGCATGCCCGGCTCGCGGCGCGTGGCAGCCACCTGCCCCTGCGGCTGTGGAACGGACGCGAACTGGGACCGGAGGACGCCGGGTTCCGCATCGTCCTGGCGCAGCCGTGGTCGTTGCGTGCGGTCGCGTCGTTGCGCGACGACCTGCGGGCCGGTGAGGCCTACCTCGCCGGTGCCATCGACGTCGAGGGATCGATGGTCGCGGCGCTGCGCGCGATCGATCGACTACGCGGCGAACTCGCGGCACGGGACAAGCTCGCGCTCGCCAGTGCGGCCCTGCGTATGCCACCGGAACCGGCTGGGCTGCAGCGCCGCCGTGCGCAGCTCGACGGGCCGGCACATTCGCGCGAACGGGACGCGGCGGCGGTCCGCCACCACTACGACGTCGGCAACGACTTCTACGCACTGGTGCTCGGCGACGACCTCGTCTACTCGTGCGCCTACTTCGACGACGCGGGCGCGGCGGCCGCCGCACACGACCGCGAGGCGCTGGCGCGGGCCCAGCACCGCAAACTCGCGTTGATCTGCCGCAAACTCGACCTCCGGTCCGGCGAACGCCTGCTCGACGTCGGGTGCGGTTGGGGCGCACTGGTCGTCCACGCCGCCCGCCACCACGGCGTGCACGCCGTCGGGATCACCCTCTCGCCACGGCAGGCGGAGCTCGCCGCGGAGCGGGTCAGCGCCGCCGGGCTCGACGACCGGGTGCGCATCGAGGTACGCGACTACCGCGACGTGCGCGACCGGTTCGACGCGGTGGCCTCGGTCGGCATGGTCGAGCACGTCGGCGTCGATCTGCTGCCGACCTACGTTCGAACCCTCCGCGAACATCTCACGCCGGCCGGGCGGCTGCTCAACCACGGGATCACGACGGGACGGCGGGCGGTCGTGCGCGACTTCGCCCGCGATCCCGACACCTTCGTCGGCCGCTATGTCTTCCCCGACGGTGCCCTGGTCCCCGCCCACCACATGGTGCGCGAGCTCGAACTCGGTGGATTCGAGGTGTACGACCTCGAGCAGCTGCGCCCCCACTACGCGCTGACGCTGGAGCACTGGGCCGCGAACCTCGAGGCGGACCTCACCCGGGCGCGTGACCTCGTCGGTGAGACCACCACACGCGTGTGGCGGGCCTACCTCGCCGGTTCGGCACTGGGATTCGCGTCCGGGGACCTCGGCGTGGTCCAGATCCTTGCCGGCCGTGAGCGCACCCGGTTGCCGCTCGATCGGCGTCGCATGCTGCTCGCGGGCTGA
- a CDS encoding squalene cyclase, which translates to MTADAVTDWLLDPQRADPAIRWQVLRDLLDAPESAWRAERSKVETQGWGARLLEVEDEDGRWAGGAHFPADYVWGGDEPGQPWTSTTHVLTQLREFGLDPASERAQRMVALIGANCRWEHDDQPYWEGEVEPCINGITVANGAYFGVDMSPVDRLVGERLDDGGWNCEAERGSTRSSFDTTINVLEGLLAYERVTGGTPASREARRSGEEYLLRRALFRRLSTGEPADERYLLFLHPNRWHHDVLRGLDHFRSAADLTGAPPDPRLGEPVEHVRSRRSDDGTWALDGNPTGRSWFAVDDGEGRPSRWVTLRALRVLRWWDAA; encoded by the coding sequence ATGACCGCCGACGCGGTGACCGACTGGCTGCTCGACCCGCAGCGGGCCGACCCCGCCATCCGCTGGCAGGTGCTGCGGGACCTGCTGGATGCGCCCGAGTCGGCGTGGCGGGCCGAGCGGTCCAAGGTCGAGACGCAGGGCTGGGGCGCGCGGCTGCTCGAGGTCGAGGACGAAGACGGGCGCTGGGCCGGCGGAGCGCACTTCCCCGCCGACTACGTCTGGGGCGGCGACGAGCCCGGACAGCCGTGGACGTCCACCACCCACGTGCTGACCCAACTCCGCGAGTTCGGACTCGACCCGGCGTCCGAGCGGGCGCAGCGCATGGTGGCACTGATCGGTGCCAACTGCCGGTGGGAGCACGACGACCAGCCGTACTGGGAGGGCGAGGTCGAGCCGTGCATCAACGGCATCACGGTCGCCAACGGCGCCTACTTCGGCGTCGACATGAGCCCCGTCGACCGCCTCGTCGGCGAACGCCTGGACGACGGCGGCTGGAACTGCGAGGCCGAGCGCGGTTCGACCCGGTCGTCGTTCGACACCACGATCAACGTCCTCGAGGGACTGCTGGCGTACGAACGGGTCACCGGCGGTACCCCGGCGTCCCGCGAGGCGCGCCGTTCCGGCGAGGAGTACCTGCTGCGGCGCGCGCTGTTCCGCCGCCTCAGCACCGGCGAGCCCGCCGACGAGCGCTACCTGTTGTTCCTGCATCCCAACCGGTGGCACCACGACGTGCTCCGTGGCCTCGACCACTTCCGTTCGGCGGCGGACCTGACCGGGGCCCCGCCGGATCCCCGCCTGGGCGAGCCGGTCGAACACGTCCGTTCCCGACGCTCCGACGACGGCACGTGGGCACTCGACGGGAACCCGACCGGGCGGTCCTGGTTCGCCGTCGACGACGGCGAGGGCAGGCCGTCCCGGTGGGTGACCCTGCGGGCACTGCGGGTCCTGCGATGGTGGGACGCTGCCTGA
- a CDS encoding STAS domain-containing protein, which yields MEKPTTASGRERGSVRGRVLVVGVPAPDGPHAVHALCGTLRDRLLASDAEVAVLDVAALVDPDAATVEALARVLLTARRLGRTVRLRQPSPRLTELLHLFGLDDVLPTDSAPT from the coding sequence ATGGAGAAGCCCACGACGGCGTCCGGCCGCGAGCGAGGGTCGGTGCGGGGTCGGGTCCTGGTGGTCGGTGTCCCGGCACCGGACGGACCCCACGCCGTCCACGCGCTGTGCGGCACGCTTCGAGACCGTCTGCTGGCCAGCGACGCCGAGGTCGCGGTGCTCGACGTGGCCGCGCTCGTGGACCCCGATGCCGCCACCGTCGAAGCGCTGGCACGTGTGCTGCTGACGGCACGTCGGCTCGGGCGAACCGTGCGCCTGCGCCAGCCCTCGCCGCGACTGACCGAACTGCTGCACCTGTTCGGGCTCGACGACGTGCTGCCCACCGATTCGGCGCCCACCTAG
- a CDS encoding sigma-70 family RNA polymerase sigma factor: protein MSGLVTTPPAPADAVLAQLEPYRRELTGYCYRMLGSTFEADDAVQETLVRAWRAHDRFEGRSSLRTWLYRIATNVCLDQLRGRKRRARPMDLGPATTVSAAELIERDATTWVEPAPDGAVLPMASDPAEMVVARDSLRLALVAALQHLPARQRAVLILREVLQWHADEVAELLDTTVASVNSALQRARATLAKRPPTETEPLRPDDPAQAELLARYVDAFERYDMDALAALLREDAIQNMPPYDLWLQGRDELVAWMVSPGPDKCRGSRLLPVEANGMPAFAQYRPDPDGGHTAWALQVLEIVDGEILAFNSFLDTARLFPRFGLPIHLDV from the coding sequence ATGAGCGGTCTCGTCACGACCCCGCCGGCCCCGGCCGACGCGGTGCTCGCCCAGCTCGAGCCCTACCGGCGCGAGCTGACCGGCTACTGCTACCGCATGCTCGGCTCGACCTTCGAAGCCGACGACGCGGTGCAGGAGACGCTGGTCCGCGCCTGGCGCGCCCACGATCGCTTCGAGGGCCGCTCGTCGCTACGGACCTGGCTGTACCGCATCGCGACCAACGTCTGCCTGGACCAGTTGAGGGGACGGAAGCGACGTGCCCGCCCGATGGACCTCGGACCCGCCACCACGGTCTCGGCCGCCGAGCTGATCGAGCGCGACGCCACGACCTGGGTCGAGCCGGCGCCGGACGGCGCGGTGCTCCCGATGGCCAGCGATCCGGCCGAGATGGTGGTGGCGCGTGACTCGCTCCGGCTGGCACTGGTCGCGGCGCTGCAGCATCTGCCGGCACGTCAGCGTGCGGTGCTGATCCTGCGTGAGGTGTTGCAGTGGCACGCCGACGAGGTCGCGGAGCTGCTGGACACGACCGTGGCGTCGGTCAACTCGGCGTTGCAGCGCGCGCGTGCCACCCTGGCCAAGCGCCCGCCGACCGAGACCGAACCGCTGCGCCCGGACGATCCGGCCCAGGCGGAACTGCTCGCCCGCTACGTCGACGCGTTCGAGCGCTACGACATGGACGCCCTGGCGGCGCTGCTGCGCGAGGACGCGATCCAGAACATGCCGCCCTACGACCTGTGGCTGCAGGGGCGCGACGAACTGGTCGCCTGGATGGTCAGTCCCGGCCCGGACAAGTGCCGTGGGTCCCGGCTGCTGCCGGTGGAGGCCAACGGCATGCCGGCGTTCGCGCAGTACCGGCCCGACCCCGACGGCGGCCACACGGCGTGGGCGTTGCAGGTGCTCGAGATCGTCGACGGCGAGATCCTCGCCTTCAACAGCTTCCTCGACACGGCACGGCTGTTCCCGCGATTCGGTCTGCCCATCCACCTCGACGTCTAG